From a region of the Nonlabens sp. Hel1_33_55 genome:
- a CDS encoding alpha/beta hydrolase, giving the protein MVKTVSYKHTNSYEVLYPIKKSTENIWICFHGLGYLARFFKKYFKDFDPDIHAVFVLQAPSKFYLGKEFKHVGASWLTKVDTVQEMKNNINYIDQVLEIEDLLDDPRLVFMGYSQGVSIATRYLKHYARSIKALILHSGSIPDELNEEDGQLFRQTANRIIHIVGTKDEYLTDERIKKEQQKIDLLFRDTCELHRPDIKHEVDTQLLKSIAKTL; this is encoded by the coding sequence ATGGTAAAGACGGTTTCTTACAAACACACCAACTCCTACGAAGTGCTCTACCCTATCAAAAAAAGCACGGAAAATATCTGGATCTGCTTTCACGGATTAGGATATCTAGCAAGGTTCTTTAAAAAGTATTTTAAAGACTTTGATCCAGATATTCATGCCGTATTTGTACTTCAGGCTCCATCAAAATTCTATCTGGGAAAAGAATTCAAGCACGTTGGCGCAAGTTGGCTAACTAAAGTAGATACCGTTCAGGAAATGAAAAACAACATCAACTATATAGATCAGGTATTAGAAATCGAAGATTTACTAGATGACCCGCGTTTAGTGTTCATGGGTTATTCTCAAGGTGTTTCTATTGCAACTCGTTATTTGAAGCATTATGCAAGGTCTATCAAAGCGCTTATACTCCACAGTGGTAGCATACCAGATGAGCTTAATGAAGAAGATGGACAATTGTTTAGGCAAACGGCAAATCGTATTATTCATATTGTTGGAACTAAAGATGAATATCTTACTGATGAGCGAATTAAAAAGGAGCAGCAAAAAATTGATTTACTATTTAGGGACACTTGTGAATTACATCGTCCAGATATCAAACATGAAGTCGATACGCAATTATTGAAATCAATTGCCAAAACACTATAA
- a CDS encoding glycosyltransferase family 2 protein: MKLAIVILNWNGLELLKEFLPSVVEFSSNHRIIVADNASTDGSVEWVKNTYSNVEVIVNQENLGYAGGYNAIIPQIDAEVLCLLNSDVAVTPNWCDFILTEFEQDLDLGAAQPVLMDYNNKERYEYAGASGGFLDHLGYPYCRGRVFDYLENDHGRYDNSIEIDWASGAALFVRKKAFVEAGRFDEDYFAHQEEVDLCWRMRRLNYKIKVFPESKVYHLGGGTLSNLNSRKTFLNFRNSLFTIVKNDSRSHYWLIILLRLLLDGVAGFKFLFELKFKHFVAIIKAHISFYGQFNELIKKRRVLRNSRMSYVKNSGVTSIVLSYYISGKRHFF; this comes from the coding sequence TTGGAACGGTCTTGAGTTGTTGAAGGAATTTCTACCTAGCGTCGTGGAATTTTCTTCAAATCACCGAATTATAGTTGCAGACAACGCATCAACAGACGGTAGCGTTGAATGGGTAAAGAATACATATTCTAATGTTGAGGTAATAGTTAATCAAGAAAACTTGGGTTATGCTGGTGGTTATAACGCGATCATACCTCAAATAGATGCAGAGGTATTGTGTCTTTTAAATAGTGATGTAGCAGTAACACCAAACTGGTGTGATTTCATCCTGACTGAATTTGAACAAGACTTAGATCTAGGAGCTGCGCAACCTGTATTGATGGATTATAATAATAAGGAGCGTTATGAATATGCCGGTGCTAGCGGTGGATTTTTAGATCATTTAGGTTATCCATATTGTCGTGGACGTGTTTTTGATTATTTGGAAAATGATCATGGCCGATATGATAATTCCATCGAGATCGATTGGGCAAGTGGTGCCGCGTTATTTGTTAGAAAAAAAGCTTTTGTCGAGGCTGGACGTTTTGATGAGGATTATTTTGCGCATCAAGAAGAAGTGGATCTGTGCTGGAGAATGCGGCGATTGAATTACAAGATCAAGGTTTTTCCAGAATCGAAAGTCTATCACTTAGGAGGCGGGACGTTGAGTAATTTGAATTCAAGAAAAACGTTCCTCAACTTTAGAAACAGTCTTTTTACCATCGTTAAGAACGACTCTCGCTCTCATTACTGGCTTATCATACTTCTAAGATTACTTTTAGATGGTGTTGCAGGATTCAAATTCTTGTTTGAGCTAAAATTCAAACACTTTGTTGCAATAATTAAGGCACACATCAGTTTCTATGGACAATTCAATGAATTGATAAAAAAGCGTAGAGTATTGAGAAATTCTAGGATGTCCTATGTGAAAAATAGTGGTGTAACTAGCATTGTATTAAGTTATTACATTTCTGGAAAAAGACACTTTTTCTAA
- a CDS encoding flagellar motor protein MotB: MKKIALLALTVLLAVSCASKKDLEAAEARARLNQELLDSATVKLNACLADEKVSAAELSALRSQVADLRANNQSLIDNTGNLTTLSKKGAENLEKSLESLREKDLQIRTLNEAITRKDSVTLALVQSFKGVLGNIDDEDISINVEKGVVFVSISDKLLFASGSANVNNAAKNVLGKVAKVVNDKPDIEIMIEGHTDNQSISTAKFEDNWSLSAARAASVTRILQNDFNVAPERMTAAGRSYYVPVADNDTASGRAKNRRTRIIVLPKLDQFFDIVEQGMEKARAGE, from the coding sequence ATGAAAAAAATAGCCTTATTAGCACTAACTGTATTATTAGCAGTATCATGTGCATCAAAAAAAGATTTAGAAGCTGCTGAAGCAAGAGCTAGACTTAACCAAGAATTACTTGATTCTGCTACCGTTAAATTGAATGCTTGTCTTGCAGATGAGAAAGTGTCTGCTGCAGAGCTTTCTGCTTTACGTTCACAAGTAGCTGACTTACGTGCTAACAACCAGTCACTTATCGACAATACTGGAAACTTGACAACTCTTTCTAAAAAAGGAGCTGAAAATCTTGAGAAATCTTTAGAAAGTCTTCGTGAAAAAGACCTTCAGATTCGCACTCTTAATGAGGCAATTACAAGAAAAGACAGCGTTACTCTTGCATTGGTGCAGAGCTTCAAAGGTGTTTTAGGTAACATAGATGATGAGGACATTAGCATCAACGTCGAGAAAGGTGTTGTGTTTGTATCTATCAGCGACAAGTTATTGTTTGCTAGTGGTAGTGCTAACGTGAACAACGCTGCAAAAAATGTATTAGGTAAAGTTGCTAAGGTTGTAAATGACAAGCCAGACATCGAGATCATGATTGAAGGTCACACAGATAATCAATCAATCAGCACTGCTAAATTCGAAGACAACTGGTCATTGAGTGCTGCACGTGCCGCATCTGTTACTAGAATCCTTCAAAACGACTTCAATGTAGCTCCAGAGCGCATGACTGCAGCAGGTAGAAGTTACTATGTGCCAGTTGCAGATAATGATACTGCTTCAGGGCGTGCAAAGAATAGGCGTACAAGAATCATCGTACTTCCTAAGTTGGATCAATTCTTTGACATCGTAGAACAAGGAATGGAAAAGGCTAGAGCAGGAGAATAA
- a CDS encoding DUF2853 family protein, with the protein MSKFDEKLEKYMASYKEHIGGKLDEELLKKVTKGLGPSIYNRDAETVSAEKSEMERVVTNYLKKKLGLSGDNLLASVEAVIEKYGKSNRSKYRAVVYYLLCEHHKKQSVYN; encoded by the coding sequence ATGAGTAAATTTGATGAAAAATTAGAAAAGTACATGGCTTCCTATAAGGAACACATAGGCGGCAAATTGGACGAGGAATTGCTCAAAAAAGTAACCAAAGGTCTAGGACCATCAATCTACAATCGCGATGCAGAGACAGTAAGTGCAGAAAAGTCTGAAATGGAACGTGTAGTAACAAACTACTTGAAGAAAAAATTAGGACTCTCTGGAGATAACTTGCTAGCATCTGTAGAGGCTGTCATTGAGAAATATGGTAAAAGTAACCGCTCCAAATATCGTGCGGTTGTGTATTATTTGTTGTGCGAGCACCACAAAAAACAATCTGTTTACAATTAG
- a CDS encoding YqaA family protein, whose protein sequence is MESIKKSMPPVLVVVGLLVIFHFAVMPIPDALELAVAELPNYGVLAFFFVSETILGLIPPELFIAWAGKTSEPALNLFFIALLSYLGGMCSYFIGRWSLKIPAIHNYLEVKMAKQLIMARKWGGILIAVGALLPLPFSVGSLVAGMLRYPFKYWVIIGLLRFLRFALYGAAIFSVV, encoded by the coding sequence ATGGAAAGCATCAAGAAATCGATGCCACCAGTACTAGTAGTCGTTGGTTTACTGGTCATCTTTCATTTTGCTGTAATGCCTATTCCAGATGCGCTGGAACTAGCTGTGGCAGAACTTCCTAACTACGGTGTATTGGCATTCTTTTTCGTTTCAGAAACGATTTTAGGTCTGATACCGCCAGAATTATTTATCGCCTGGGCAGGAAAAACCTCAGAGCCTGCACTCAACCTATTTTTCATTGCACTTCTCTCCTATCTTGGAGGAATGTGTTCTTATTTCATTGGAAGATGGTCGCTTAAAATTCCAGCCATTCACAATTATCTAGAAGTAAAAATGGCCAAACAATTGATCATGGCCAGAAAATGGGGTGGCATCTTGATCGCAGTGGGCGCGCTCTTGCCGTTGCCTTTTTCAGTTGGTAGTCTCGTCGCTGGAATGTTGCGATACCCTTTCAAATATTGGGTAATCATCGGTTTACTGCGTTTCTTGCGATTTGCCCTTTACGGTGCTGCTATATTCTCTGTAGTATAA
- a CDS encoding carboxypeptidase-like regulatory domain-containing protein, with product MNTIRLVVIFIFLGSYLGIAQGENSNNTNTSQQISIVNGKVLNAKNDSILQDVNIVNLNKVVGTITKPDGTFQIRAAVNDTLYFSYIGFQTINVRVTEDWIKYGDVTISMTEKGIALEDVVVTDNGLTGYLEIDAKRAPIYATRRFSISGLPEAYEAGNKAPGAIEKTLNSIFNPVDFLFNTFGKEGKSLSKVRRIKEQDEIRNLLQSKYDRETLVNLLQMDKVSIDAILRNCQYSKEFITGANDLQILDAISECYEEYKVLKQN from the coding sequence ATGAACACAATTAGACTCGTTGTTATTTTTATATTCCTTGGCTCCTATTTGGGTATCGCTCAAGGCGAAAACAGCAACAATACAAACACCTCACAACAGATCTCCATTGTTAATGGTAAAGTCCTCAACGCAAAGAATGATTCTATTCTGCAGGACGTGAATATCGTGAACCTCAACAAAGTAGTAGGTACGATTACCAAACCAGATGGAACTTTCCAAATAAGAGCGGCAGTCAACGACACGTTGTATTTCTCTTATATAGGTTTCCAAACGATTAATGTAAGAGTTACCGAAGACTGGATAAAATACGGCGATGTCACCATTTCCATGACTGAAAAAGGAATCGCACTTGAAGATGTTGTTGTAACTGACAACGGTCTGACAGGCTATCTTGAAATTGATGCAAAACGTGCACCTATATATGCTACTCGCAGATTTAGTATTAGCGGTTTGCCAGAAGCTTATGAAGCTGGAAACAAGGCTCCTGGAGCTATTGAGAAAACATTGAACTCCATTTTTAATCCGGTAGACTTTTTATTCAACACCTTTGGTAAAGAAGGAAAATCGTTGAGTAAGGTTCGTAGGATCAAAGAACAGGATGAAATTCGCAATTTGTTACAATCCAAATACGATAGGGAAACGCTCGTCAATCTGCTACAAATGGATAAGGTGAGTATTGATGCCATATTGCGGAACTGTCAATATTCTAAAGAATTTATAACCGGAGCAAACGATCTTCAAATCCTCGATGCCATTAGTGAATGTTATGAGGAATATAAAGTGCTCAAACAAAATTGA
- a CDS encoding hotdog fold thioesterase, with protein MDKEKILSQCNAICKNTLMDTLDIEFIDVGADFLTAKMPVNSRVHQPDGVLHGGASVALAESVGSAASYLFLDTDNFAIRGLEISANHTRSKVNGHVFATARFLHKGRTTQLWEIKIIDEEERLISICKLTTIALNKNA; from the coding sequence ATGGACAAAGAAAAGATACTGTCGCAGTGCAATGCCATTTGTAAAAATACACTTATGGATACACTGGACATAGAATTCATCGATGTAGGTGCCGATTTCCTTACGGCAAAAATGCCCGTTAATTCTAGAGTACATCAGCCTGATGGAGTTCTCCATGGAGGTGCCAGTGTTGCCCTAGCGGAATCAGTTGGAAGTGCGGCTAGTTACCTATTTCTTGATACCGATAATTTTGCTATTAGAGGTCTCGAGATTAGTGCAAACCATACACGTTCAAAAGTAAATGGACATGTTTTTGCGACTGCTAGATTCCTACACAAAGGCCGGACCACTCAGTTGTGGGAAATCAAAATTATAGATGAAGAGGAGCGGTTAATTTCTATTTGTAAATTGACGACCATCGCACTCAATAAAAACGCTTAA
- a CDS encoding M28 family metallopeptidase: MIRNTILIASFAIAAITSCTSAKTSSTDAPPAPPAPPAAPISPVDDEPRMMADGKDPLVVKYMNTITAAELKEQLYEYASDEMEGRMTGTAGQRKAVEYLKGKYQVMNVPGGAQNGEYFQNIPKEFFGKKDITSENVLAFIEGSEKPEEVLVISAHLDHIGTRNGEVFNGADDDGSGTIALVEIAEAFKQAKNEGNGPKRSILFLHVTAEEIGLQGSKYYAENPVYPLANTIADLNIDMIGRIDPEREAKTNYVYLIGSDMLSQDLHDMSEKANKTYVNMDLDYTYNGKDDPNRFYYRSDHYSFAEKNVPVIFYFNGTHADYHKASDTPDKIEYDLYAQRAQLIFVTAWELANSDNRPMLTEG, encoded by the coding sequence ATGATACGTAATACTATTTTGATCGCTTCATTTGCGATCGCTGCAATTACCAGCTGTACTTCAGCAAAAACTTCCAGCACAGACGCTCCACCGGCGCCTCCTGCTCCACCAGCGGCTCCAATAAGTCCTGTTGACGATGAGCCTAGAATGATGGCTGATGGGAAAGATCCATTAGTGGTGAAGTACATGAATACTATTACCGCAGCAGAGCTCAAAGAGCAACTCTACGAATATGCGAGTGACGAAATGGAAGGTCGCATGACTGGAACAGCTGGACAAAGAAAAGCTGTAGAATATTTGAAAGGAAAATATCAGGTAATGAACGTTCCTGGTGGTGCTCAAAATGGAGAGTATTTTCAGAACATTCCTAAAGAGTTCTTTGGAAAGAAAGATATCACTTCAGAAAATGTTCTTGCATTTATTGAAGGTTCTGAAAAGCCAGAAGAAGTACTTGTGATTTCTGCTCACCTGGATCACATTGGAACTCGCAATGGTGAAGTATTCAATGGTGCAGATGACGATGGTAGTGGTACCATAGCTCTTGTTGAAATCGCTGAAGCTTTTAAACAAGCGAAAAATGAAGGTAATGGACCTAAGCGATCCATTCTATTTTTACATGTTACTGCAGAGGAAATAGGACTTCAAGGAAGTAAGTATTATGCTGAAAACCCAGTATATCCTTTAGCAAACACAATTGCAGACCTTAACATTGATATGATAGGTCGTATCGATCCAGAGAGAGAAGCAAAAACAAATTACGTTTATCTTATTGGTAGTGATATGTTGAGTCAAGACTTACATGACATGAGTGAAAAGGCAAATAAAACGTATGTAAATATGGATCTTGACTACACTTACAACGGTAAGGATGATCCCAATCGTTTTTACTATAGATCTGACCATTATAGTTTTGCAGAGAAGAATGTTCCAGTAATCTTTTATTTTAATGGAACACATGCAGATTACCACAAGGCAAGTGATACTCCAGATAAGATTGAATATGACTTATATGCCCAACGCGCTCAGTTGATATTTGTAACTGCGTGGGAATTGGCAAACTCAGATAACCGCCCTATGTTGACGGAAGGTTAG
- a CDS encoding DEAD/DEAH box helicase, translating into MQQEPKSKIKKLYDYQKRDLSQIFDRIDEQPDDYKLLYQLPTGGGKTVVFSEIVRRYLKQKNKKVVILTHRIELCKQTSKVLDNFEVKNKIINSKVKELDDQKDYQCFVAMVETLNNRIQDDKLKLEDIGMVIVDEAHYNSFRKLFKYFEHCFMLGVTATPLSSNFKLPMKDNYDELIVGDSITSLVENGFLSRAVTHTYDVGLSGLTIGMNGDYTVKSSEKLYTDHSMQDKLLQAYFETSKGKKTLIFNNGIRTSLEVEDTFRRAGLEIKHLDNTNSKEERKEILRWFKKKPDAILTSVSILTTGFDEPSVESIILNRATKSLTLYYQMIGRGSRIYKDQEEFQIIDLGNNVARFGLWNEPVDWQQVFRSPDFYVENIVSDEEIERNFVYKMPDDVKAEFPNTKDFTFDIRGAYKRITKENRKSKEVLDESIAQHVQWCVENSEDVFDARILAKLLKEDIKDRIRRYSYCIINNTNNYKDWLEEDYYRRLRMSIQQEFAGVES; encoded by the coding sequence ATGCAGCAAGAACCTAAATCAAAAATCAAAAAACTTTATGATTACCAAAAGCGTGATCTAAGTCAGATTTTTGATCGCATTGATGAACAACCAGATGATTACAAATTACTTTATCAGCTTCCAACTGGTGGTGGTAAAACCGTAGTTTTTTCTGAGATTGTAAGGCGTTATCTTAAACAAAAAAACAAGAAGGTTGTCATTCTAACACACCGTATCGAGTTGTGTAAACAGACCTCTAAGGTTTTGGACAATTTTGAGGTGAAGAATAAGATTATCAACTCTAAGGTTAAAGAGTTAGATGATCAAAAGGACTACCAGTGCTTTGTTGCCATGGTAGAAACACTTAATAACCGTATCCAAGACGATAAGCTTAAACTGGAAGATATAGGGATGGTTATTGTGGATGAGGCTCACTATAACAGTTTCCGCAAGTTGTTTAAGTATTTTGAACACTGCTTCATGTTAGGAGTTACGGCAACGCCGCTTAGTTCCAACTTCAAGTTACCCATGAAGGATAATTATGATGAGCTCATTGTAGGTGATAGCATTACATCGCTAGTTGAAAATGGTTTTCTTTCTAGAGCTGTAACGCACACTTATGATGTAGGTCTAAGTGGTTTGACCATAGGGATGAACGGTGATTACACCGTTAAGTCTAGTGAAAAACTGTATACTGATCATTCCATGCAGGATAAGTTACTGCAGGCTTATTTTGAAACCAGTAAAGGAAAGAAGACCCTGATTTTCAATAATGGTATACGAACCAGCCTTGAGGTAGAGGACACCTTTAGAAGAGCTGGTCTTGAAATTAAGCACCTGGATAACACCAATAGTAAGGAAGAACGTAAAGAGATACTTCGCTGGTTCAAGAAAAAACCTGATGCGATCTTAACATCGGTTAGTATTTTGACGACCGGTTTTGATGAACCGTCAGTAGAGTCCATCATATTAAATCGAGCGACAAAATCATTGACGCTTTATTATCAAATGATTGGGCGTGGATCCCGTATATATAAGGATCAGGAAGAATTTCAAATTATCGATTTGGGTAATAATGTTGCCCGTTTTGGTTTGTGGAATGAACCGGTAGACTGGCAGCAAGTATTTAGATCTCCGGATTTCTATGTAGAGAATATTGTTTCTGATGAGGAGATTGAGCGCAATTTCGTTTATAAAATGCCGGATGATGTCAAGGCAGAATTCCCTAATACAAAGGACTTCACTTTTGATATACGAGGTGCATACAAACGCATCACTAAGGAAAACCGAAAGTCAAAAGAAGTCCTCGATGAGAGCATTGCACAACACGTTCAATGGTGTGTAGAAAATAGTGAGGACGTTTTTGACGCCCGTATACTGGCAAAGCTGCTCAAAGAAGATATCAAGGATCGTATTCGTAGGTATTCGTACTGTATCATTAATAACACCAACAACTATAAAGATTGGTTAGAAGAGGATTACTACCGTAGATTAAGAATGTCAATACAACAAGAATTTGCTGGAGTAGAAAGTTAG
- a CDS encoding chorismate-binding protein, whose protein sequence is MRESLLTYTAKLLSENLPFLLLRKSGGAEVKIIHQESKKLYKKAHDTMSSAFFSKFLSSDNQFYIYGEVIKRFDWNFKPFKSEIATVKLSKDVRLAHEMLVSDAVSTIQNTNLEKVVLSLKHPIQAKKTPLEILGNLLDKYSQANCYFFYHPAVGSWMGATPETLLSYNSGLLKTMSLAGTKSAENDHEKPWGMKEQNEQLLVTEYIAKALQKVADSPPTIGPVKTVQAGSLLHLKTTLEVPLSYDKINQAIKELHPTPAICGLPRTAAQDYIITHENYDRSFYTGYLGIQNPQDQTADYFVNLRCMELKNNYVDLYAGGGITGMSVPQDEVDEIENKLSTMASIV, encoded by the coding sequence TTGCGCGAAAGCTTACTTACATACACCGCTAAATTATTATCAGAAAATCTGCCTTTTCTCCTGCTACGCAAAAGTGGTGGTGCCGAAGTTAAAATCATACATCAAGAATCAAAAAAGCTCTATAAAAAGGCACATGACACAATGTCAAGTGCTTTTTTTTCAAAGTTTTTATCATCTGATAATCAGTTTTATATTTATGGTGAAGTGATTAAAAGATTTGACTGGAATTTTAAGCCTTTCAAATCAGAAATAGCTACGGTTAAATTATCAAAAGACGTAAGATTGGCCCACGAAATGTTGGTTAGTGATGCCGTTTCTACAATCCAAAATACCAATTTGGAAAAGGTAGTTTTGTCTTTGAAACATCCTATTCAAGCAAAGAAAACTCCTTTAGAAATTCTGGGTAATTTGCTGGATAAATACTCGCAAGCCAACTGCTATTTCTTTTACCACCCAGCAGTCGGATCTTGGATGGGTGCGACTCCAGAAACATTGCTTTCCTACAACAGTGGCTTGCTTAAAACCATGTCTCTGGCTGGAACTAAATCGGCTGAAAATGATCACGAAAAACCTTGGGGAATGAAGGAGCAAAACGAGCAGTTATTAGTTACTGAATACATAGCTAAAGCGCTACAAAAAGTAGCCGATAGTCCACCTACTATAGGTCCGGTCAAAACTGTGCAAGCAGGTTCGTTACTGCATTTGAAAACAACGCTGGAAGTTCCATTGAGTTACGATAAAATTAATCAAGCGATTAAGGAATTACATCCAACACCAGCCATATGTGGACTGCCTAGAACAGCGGCACAGGACTATATCATCACTCATGAAAATTACGACCGTAGTTTTTACACGGGCTATCTAGGAATACAAAATCCGCAGGATCAAACTGCCGATTACTTTGTAAACCTAAGGTGTATGGAATTGAAAAATAATTATGTTGATTTATATGCTGGTGGTGGAATAACGGGCATGAGTGTACCACAAGATGAAGTTGATGAAATAGAAAACAAGCTGTCGACAATGGCTAGCATTGTATAG
- the menD gene encoding 2-succinyl-5-enolpyruvyl-6-hydroxy-3-cyclohexene-1-carboxylic-acid synthase, with protein MITSVLHAQQIIQLFKKREIKNIIISPGSRNAPLTISFTQDPFFKCYSIVDERCAGHFALGIAQQLQEPAVLVCTSGSALLNYYPAVAESYYSEIPLILLSADRPPHKIDIGDGQTIRQKHVFANHILCDTQLEMIFNIDQKEYLITNERELNKAINTAISKHGPVHVNVPFEEPLYNSVEKPSIEVKVMDVLKDETTEIPAEFYEHWNASKRKLIILSTLNPPVFEKEDIDRLTADGSVLVMSEVSSNIVHDNIVWGIDTLIAPIEFDDNQIAALQPDMVVTIGGMIVSKKIKQYLRRFETKIHYHIGKRRAYDTFFKLAAHIKITPRKWLHSLPAQTVPSNYQHQWLNHFKNYLEKRPKYFDKIGWSDMKVFELLFQQLPDDIVLQLGNSSTIRYAQLFKMNASHRIFSNRGTSGIDGCTSTAIGAAVGSGWPTILITGDLSFFYDSNALWNNYIPKNFKIILINNSGGGIFRILPGEKQEDYFKTYFETTHDMDASHLCAMHGFGYSRIDDEFAFAKAYKHFITTNNQPQLLEIQTPREVNDKILLEYFKFLR; from the coding sequence ATGATTACATCAGTTCTACACGCTCAACAGATCATTCAGCTGTTTAAGAAAAGAGAAATTAAAAACATCATAATTTCTCCTGGTTCGCGCAATGCTCCGTTGACGATAAGTTTTACTCAAGATCCTTTTTTTAAATGTTATAGTATTGTTGACGAACGGTGCGCTGGACATTTTGCGCTGGGAATAGCACAGCAGTTGCAAGAACCGGCTGTTTTGGTTTGTACTAGCGGTAGTGCTTTACTCAATTATTATCCAGCAGTTGCAGAGTCTTATTATAGCGAGATTCCCTTAATTCTGTTGAGCGCAGATCGTCCACCACATAAAATTGATATAGGTGATGGGCAGACCATCAGGCAAAAACATGTTTTTGCAAACCATATTCTTTGTGATACACAGTTGGAAATGATTTTCAACATAGATCAGAAGGAATATTTGATTACGAATGAACGTGAACTCAACAAGGCGATCAACACGGCAATTTCTAAACACGGACCGGTTCACGTTAACGTTCCTTTTGAAGAACCTCTCTATAATTCCGTTGAGAAACCATCCATTGAAGTGAAGGTAATGGATGTTTTAAAAGATGAAACTACAGAAATACCAGCAGAATTCTACGAACATTGGAATGCCTCAAAGCGTAAACTCATCATTCTATCGACGCTCAATCCGCCAGTTTTTGAGAAAGAAGATATTGACCGGTTAACCGCAGATGGTAGTGTACTTGTCATGAGTGAGGTAAGCTCAAACATTGTGCATGATAACATCGTTTGGGGAATCGACACCTTGATAGCTCCTATAGAGTTTGATGACAACCAAATCGCAGCCCTACAACCCGATATGGTGGTGACCATTGGTGGTATGATCGTTTCCAAAAAAATCAAACAATACCTGCGTAGGTTTGAGACTAAGATCCATTACCATATAGGTAAACGTAGAGCTTACGACACCTTTTTTAAACTTGCTGCACACATCAAAATCACTCCAAGAAAGTGGTTACACTCTCTACCAGCGCAAACGGTACCTAGTAATTACCAACATCAATGGTTGAATCATTTCAAAAATTATCTGGAAAAGCGTCCTAAATATTTCGACAAAATAGGTTGGAGTGACATGAAGGTTTTTGAGCTGTTATTCCAACAACTGCCAGACGATATTGTCTTACAACTAGGTAATAGCAGCACGATACGCTATGCGCAGCTTTTCAAGATGAACGCATCACACCGTATTTTTTCCAACCGTGGCACAAGCGGTATCGATGGATGTACTAGCACGGCAATAGGCGCCGCAGTTGGCTCTGGATGGCCTACGATCTTAATCACGGGTGACCTAAGTTTCTTTTACGATTCCAATGCATTGTGGAACAATTATATTCCCAAAAACTTCAAGATTATTCTCATCAACAACAGTGGTGGCGGGATTTTTAGAATACTTCCTGGCGAGAAGCAGGAAGATTATTTCAAGACTTACTTTGAAACCACACACGACATGGACGCTAGTCATTTGTGTGCAATGCATGGTTTTGGATATAGCAGGATTGATGATGAGTTCGCTTTCGCGAAAGCCTACAAACATTTCATCACCACTAACAATCAACCGCAATTGTTGGAAATACAAACTCCTCGAGAAGTAAATGACAAGATTTTACTCGAGTACTTCAAATTCCTGAGATAA
- the rdgB gene encoding RdgB/HAM1 family non-canonical purine NTP pyrophosphatase, whose amino-acid sequence MELIFATHNPNKLKEVQQMMPKSIKLLSLEDVQLFDEIPETAATIKENAILKTDYIKARFDMPVFADDTGLIVPALDGNPGVRSARYAGEHKDSEDNMDLLLKNLTGDKDRSAYFLTVISLFMDGQQFIFEGRCNGMILHQRQGEKGFGYDPIFQPDGYQKSFAQMDMNQKSIISHRGKALKKLISHLNGIKIV is encoded by the coding sequence ATGGAACTAATATTTGCTACTCACAATCCTAATAAACTCAAAGAAGTGCAGCAAATGATGCCTAAAAGCATTAAACTTTTAAGCCTAGAAGACGTCCAATTATTTGATGAAATTCCAGAAACGGCGGCGACTATCAAAGAAAATGCAATTCTCAAAACGGATTATATAAAAGCTAGATTCGACATGCCTGTGTTTGCAGATGATACAGGTTTAATTGTGCCGGCTCTTGATGGTAATCCTGGAGTGCGATCTGCTCGATATGCAGGTGAACATAAAGATAGTGAGGACAATATGGATCTTTTACTCAAGAATCTAACAGGCGATAAAGATCGGTCTGCTTACTTTCTCACGGTAATATCACTCTTCATGGATGGGCAGCAATTTATTTTTGAAGGACGTTGTAATGGGATGATTTTACACCAGCGTCAGGGCGAGAAGGGATTTGGTTACGATCCTATATTTCAACCAGATGGGTATCAAAAAAGTTTTGCTCAAATGGACATGAATCAAAAATCAATTATAAGTCATCGAGGAAAGGCGCTTAAAAAACTGATTTCGCATTTAAATGGCATCAAAATTGTCTAA